A genomic segment from Halomonas sp. GD1P12 encodes:
- the pyrB gene encoding aspartate carbamoyltransferase, with product MSPHLLSVDSLNREGVDHLLRVAAQMEPIASRQQVTRVLEGAVLGNLFFEASTRTRVSFNAAFCRLGGSVCDTTGFTFSSMAKGESLYDTSRVMSGYCDAIVMRHPEQGSVAEFAEATNVPVINGGDGPGEHPSQALLDLYTIDKEFQRLGKRLEGAHILLTGDLKYGRTVHSLIKLLSLYDPLRITLVSPPGLEMPAHLVDLVTSRGHRVEMREHLGTDFSDLDVVYTTRIQKERFTEEMNESFKGVSNEFVVNKGFLDRHCTSSTIVMHPLPRDSRPGVNDLNVDLNGDPRLAIFRQTDNGIPMRMAIFATLLKVDDLIAEDLRPVRWFVPHQTGTLDR from the coding sequence ATGAGCCCCCACCTGCTATCCGTTGATTCATTGAACCGCGAAGGCGTCGATCATCTGCTGCGTGTGGCCGCGCAGATGGAGCCGATCGCCAGCCGCCAACAGGTCACCCGCGTGCTGGAAGGCGCGGTACTGGGCAATCTGTTTTTCGAAGCCAGTACCCGTACGCGCGTGAGCTTCAACGCCGCGTTCTGCCGGTTGGGCGGAAGCGTCTGTGATACCACCGGCTTTACCTTCTCCTCCATGGCGAAGGGCGAATCGCTTTACGATACCAGCCGCGTGATGAGTGGCTACTGCGATGCGATCGTGATGCGTCACCCGGAGCAGGGGTCGGTGGCCGAGTTCGCCGAGGCGACCAACGTGCCGGTGATCAACGGAGGCGACGGCCCAGGCGAGCACCCAAGCCAGGCGCTACTGGATCTCTATACGATCGATAAGGAGTTTCAGCGTCTGGGCAAGCGCCTCGAAGGCGCCCACATTCTACTCACCGGCGACCTGAAGTACGGGCGCACCGTGCATTCGTTGATCAAGCTGCTCTCGCTTTATGACCCGCTACGCATCACGCTGGTGTCGCCGCCGGGCCTCGAAATGCCGGCGCACCTTGTGGACCTGGTGACCTCGCGCGGCCACCGGGTCGAGATGCGCGAGCACCTGGGCACGGACTTCAGTGATCTGGACGTGGTGTACACCACGCGCATTCAAAAGGAGCGCTTCACCGAGGAGATGAACGAAAGCTTCAAGGGCGTCTCGAACGAGTTCGTCGTCAACAAGGGCTTTCTCGATCGCCACTGCACAAGTTCCACGATCGTCATGCACCCGCTGCCCCGCGACAGCCGCCCCGGCGTGAACGATCTCAACGTGGACCTGAACGGTGACCCCCGACTTGCGATCTTCCGCCAGACCGACAATGGCATTCCAATGCGCATGGCGATTTTTGCCACGCTTTTGAAAGTCGACGATTTGATCGCCGAGGATCTGCGCCCGGTCCGCTGGTTCGTCCCCCATCAGACCGGCACGCTGGATCGCTAA